One genomic window of Branchiostoma lanceolatum isolate klBraLanc5 chromosome 5, klBraLanc5.hap2, whole genome shotgun sequence includes the following:
- the LOC136434463 gene encoding uncharacterized protein — protein MIHRWCNDLQSTHSCKMVATVNTVLVVCFMIVGQALTMTSPDLQQRLQDLDTFIQNLMTCESRPVVGLTVSVVKDGETIFAKGYGQRDLETGQAVDNRTLFGVGSISKSFTSALLASILGEREDVRWDTVLTDILGPSFRFRDQFRTKEVTLRDLLTHKTGLENQVIAITTGQDIDRSELARRMRYYRQVYPFRTLWYYNNPLYTLAGHVAEKLTGKSYEALLRERILQQLGMDDTVYLADALEDEGFSDLAQAYLTYNTTGHFEPYSQENFRTLKLHLPAGGVVSNALDMARYMKFHLSGGRDTAGRAVVPENTLRQTYEADFISPRVNTLDKLEPDWPVEAGTTQGYGLGWFAGTYRGYRRVQHSGFVAGYASLLSLYPAASGGVYTSVNGPYTPGAASDVHEIIHGLAGDILTGKEHWLNATTACTYPEPWWTRPETNGTVLPEISDNFPRDKRDYEGVYGSHPAGNLTISLNVTDDKLYFSLGLIGRGLVLPTDSSNRILLRSQGPLAYISIIVVDVGQKDGKVFSLSLQTDPPEPAVLFERGLKLTDPDPTEPKWDDCVSGSPERATPSNRFALLVFLAYVYCLI, from the exons ATGATTCATAGGTGGTGTAACGATCTGCAGTCTACTCATTCGTGCAAGATGGTAGCTACGGTGAACACGGTTCTTGTGGTCTGCTTTATGATAGTCGGGCAGGCCTTAACCATGACCAGCCCAGATCTGCAGCAGAGGCTACAGGATCTCGACACTTTCATCCAGAACCTGATGACATGTGAGTCCAGGCCTGTAGTCGGACTCACCGTGTCCGTCGTCAAGGACGGTGAGACCATTTTCGCCAAGGGGTACGGCCAAAGGGACCTGGAGACGGGGCAAGCTGTGGACAACAGGACTCTCTTCGGAGTCGGCTCCATCTCCAAGTCCTTCACCTCAGCCCTGCTAGCGTCCATTCTCGGGGAGAGGGAAGACGTGAGATGGGACACCGTCCTGACGGACATCCTGGGGCCGTCCTTCAGGTTCAGGGACCAGTTCCGCACCAAAGAGGTGACCTTGAGAGATCTTTTAACACATAAAACCGGTCTGGAAAACCAAGTTATTGCTATAACAACGGGACAAGATATCGACCGATCGGAGTTGGCAAG AAGAATGCGTTACTACAGGCAGGTCTACCCTTTCCGAACCTTGTGGTATTACAACAACCCTCTGTACACCCTGGCCGGGCACGTCGCAGAGAAGCTAACAGGGAAGTCCTACGAGGCCCTCTTGCGGGAGCGAATATTACAGCAGTTGGGAATGGACGACACAGTCTACCTGGCCGACGCACTTGAGGACGAGGGTTTCTCCGATTTAGCCCAAGCGTACTTGACCTATAACACGACAGGTCATTTTGAGCCCTACAGTCAAGAGAACTTTAG GACCCTCAAGTTGCATCTGCCGGCAGGAGGCGTGGTGTCCAACGCCTTGGACATGGCCCGGTACATGAAGTTCCACCTCAGCGGGGGGAGGGACACGGCCGGCCGCGCGGTGGTGCCGGAGAACACGCTACGTCAGACCTACGAGGCGGACTTCATCTCGCCCCGGGTCAATACTTTGGACAAGCTTGAACCTGACTGGCCGGTTGAAGCGGGGACGACGCAAGGCTACGGATTGGGGTGGTTCGCTGGCACATACAGAG GATACAGACGAGTACAACACAGTGGCTTTGTGGCAGGCTATGCTTCTCTTCTATCCCTGTACCCTGCCGCTTCTGGAGGAGTTTATACCTCCGTCAACGGGCCCTACACTCCGGGGGCGGCCAGTGACGTCCACGAAATCATCCACGGCCTGGCCGGTGATATCCTCACAG GTAAGGAACACTGGCTTAACGCCACCACGGCCTGCACGTACCCCGAGCCTTGGTGGACGAGACCAGAGACCAACGGCACCGTCCTCCCCGAGATCTCGGACAACTTCCCGCGAGACAAACGTGACTACGAGGGCGTCTACGGCAGCCACCCGGCGGGCAACCTGACCATCAGCCTCAACGTGACTGACGACAAGTTGTACTTCAGTCTTGGTCTGATCGGACGCGGTCTAGTTCTCCCCACCGACTCGTCTAACCGCATTCTCCTCCGCAGTCAGGGACCTTTAGCATATATTTCTATAATCGTTGTTGATGTAGGTCAGAAAGATGGTAAAGTTTTCTCTTTATCACTACAAACCGATCCCCCAGAACCGGCTGTACTGTTCGAGCGAGGCCTGAAGCTGACAGATCCGGACCCTACAGAGCCGAAGTGGGACGACTGCGTCTCTGGCTCTCCGGAACGCGCAACTCCGAGTAACAGATTCGCGCTCTTGGTCTTTTTGGCCTATGTTTACTGCCTTATCTGA